One segment of Eulemur rufifrons isolate Redbay chromosome 4, OSU_ERuf_1, whole genome shotgun sequence DNA contains the following:
- the LOC138382385 gene encoding putative olfactory receptor 2W6 — protein sequence MGRDNDSYLQAFVLVGFSDRPRLEIILFAFVLAFYILTLVGNAAIILLSIMDARLHTPMYFFLGNLSFLDLCFTTSIVPQLLWNLWGPEKTITYHGCVAQLYIYMVLGSTECVLLAVMSYDRYVAVCRPLHYTVVMHPRLCLQLVTVAWCCGFLNSFVMCPQTMQLSRCGRHRVDHFLCEMPALIAMSCEDTMLVEAFAFVLGVALLLVPLSLILLSYGMIAVTVLRIRSTAGRKKAFNTCSSHLMVVSLFYGTIIYMYLQPANSYSQDQGKFLTLFYTIVTPSVNPLIYTLRNKDVKGAMKKLLGWEKGAGEA from the coding sequence ATGGGCAGGGACAATGACAGCTACCTGCAGGCTTTCGTCCTGGTGGGCTTTTCTGACCGACCGCGACTGGAGATAATTCTCTTTGCTTTCGTCTTGGCCTTCTACATCCTGACCTTGGTGGGAAACGCGGCCATCATCCTCCTGTCGATCATGGACGCCAGGCTCCACAcgcccatgtacttcttccttgGGAACCTGTCCTTCCTGGACCTCTGCTTCACAACAAGCATTGTCCCTCAGCTGCTGTGGAACCTTTGGGGTCCGGAGAAGACCATCACCTACCACGGCTGTGTGGCCCAACTCTACATCTACATGGTCTTGGGCTCGACGGAGTGCGTCCTCCTGGCTGTCATGTcctatgaccgctatgtggccgTCTGCCGGCCCCTGCACTACACGGTGGTCATGCACCCACGCCTCTGCCTGCAGCTGGTGACCGTGGCCTGGTGCTGTGGCTTCCTAAACTCCTTTGTCATGTGTCCCCAGACGATGCAACTCTCCCGGTGTGGGCGTCACCGGGTGGACCACTTCCTGTGTGAGATGCCTGCCCTCATCGCCATGTCATGTGAAGACACCATGCTGGTGGAGGCATTTGCCTTTGTCCTGGGGGTTGCCCTCCTCCTGGTGCCCCTCTCCCTCATCCTCCTCTCCTATGGCATGATCGCTGTCACCGTGCTGAGGATCAGGTCCACAGCCGGGCGCAAGAAGGCCTTCAACACCTGCTCTTCTCACCTAATGGTGGTCTCCCTCTTCTACGGGACCATCATCTACATGTACCTGCAGCCAGCGAACAGCTACTCCCAAGACCAGGGGAAGTTCCTCACTCTCTTCTACACCATCGTCACGCCCAGTGTCAACCCCCTCATTTACACTCTGAGGAACAAGGATGTGAAGGGAGCCATGAAGAAACTtctggggtgggagaagggggcCGGGGAAGCCTAA